A DNA window from Bacteroidota bacterium contains the following coding sequences:
- a CDS encoding acyl-CoA carboxylase subunit beta: MAEPGSRFEELEQKRKEARLGGGEARIARQHDKGKLTARERIDILLDKGSFEELGMFVQHDITDFGLEKQRPLGDGVVTGYGTIDGRLVYVFSQDFTVFGGSLGHAHAEKIVKIMKLALENGAPVIGLNDSGGARIQEGVVSLGGYADIFLQNTLASGVVPQISAVMGPCAGGAVYSPAITDFIFMVQKTSYMFVTGPNVVKTVTQEEVTSEALGGATTHASKSGVAHFSCVNDADCLLRIRDLMGYLPQNCEELPPHSATDDPHDRAAAQLDDIVPENPNKPYDMLDVIKLVVDNGKFTEVHAEYATNMVVGFARLGGQSIGIVANQPAVLAGVLNIDASRKGARFVRFCDAFNIPLVVFEDVPGFLPGTDQEWQGIIREGAKLLYAFCEATVPKITVITRKAYGGAYDVMNSKHIRGDLNFAWPRAEIAVMGPKGAVEIIYRKQIAAAEDPAATEAAFIEDYRDKFANPYVAASKGYIDDVIEPSQTRTKLIRGLKMLKNKVAQNPKKKHGNVPL, translated from the coding sequence ATGGCAGAGCCTGGTAGTCGGTTTGAAGAACTAGAGCAGAAGCGGAAAGAGGCCCGGCTGGGAGGAGGAGAAGCCCGCATTGCCCGCCAGCACGACAAGGGCAAGCTCACCGCCCGTGAACGAATAGATATCCTGTTGGACAAAGGCTCCTTCGAAGAGCTAGGTATGTTCGTGCAGCACGATATCACCGATTTTGGTTTAGAAAAGCAGCGTCCGTTGGGTGACGGTGTGGTAACAGGGTATGGTACCATAGATGGCCGGCTTGTCTATGTGTTTAGTCAGGACTTTACGGTCTTTGGGGGCTCTCTCGGGCACGCACATGCGGAGAAAATTGTCAAAATCATGAAGCTTGCCCTGGAAAATGGGGCACCTGTCATTGGGCTGAATGATTCTGGCGGTGCACGCATTCAGGAGGGCGTGGTCTCGCTCGGCGGTTATGCTGACATCTTTTTGCAGAATACGCTGGCTTCTGGCGTGGTCCCTCAGATTTCGGCGGTAATGGGCCCCTGCGCCGGCGGTGCAGTTTACAGCCCGGCCATCACCGACTTCATCTTTATGGTCCAGAAGACAAGCTACATGTTTGTTACGGGGCCGAACGTAGTTAAAACAGTCACCCAGGAAGAAGTAACAAGTGAGGCGCTCGGTGGCGCAACAACCCATGCTAGCAAAAGTGGTGTAGCCCATTTTTCCTGTGTAAATGATGCAGACTGTCTCCTCCGTATTCGTGATTTGATGGGGTATCTCCCGCAAAATTGCGAAGAGCTGCCACCACACAGTGCAACCGACGATCCGCATGACCGGGCAGCAGCGCAGTTGGATGACATCGTGCCAGAGAACCCCAACAAGCCCTATGACATGCTCGATGTGATCAAGCTTGTTGTGGATAACGGCAAGTTCACCGAAGTACACGCAGAATACGCAACAAACATGGTTGTTGGGTTTGCCCGTTTAGGCGGGCAATCTATTGGCATTGTGGCAAATCAGCCGGCTGTGCTTGCCGGCGTATTGAATATTGACGCATCCCGAAAAGGCGCTCGATTTGTCCGTTTTTGTGATGCCTTTAATATCCCGCTCGTCGTTTTTGAAGATGTGCCGGGCTTTTTGCCGGGCACCGACCAGGAATGGCAGGGTATTATTCGGGAAGGTGCCAAGTTGCTTTATGCATTCTGCGAAGCTACGGTACCGAAAATCACGGTCATTACCCGAAAGGCCTATGGCGGTGCGTACGATGTGATGAACTCAAAACACATCCGCGGCGACCTCAATTTTGCCTGGCCCCGTGCTGAAATTGCTGTGATGGGTCCGAAAGGCGCTGTAGAAATTATTTACCGGAAGCAGATTGCCGCAGCGGAAGATCCTGCTGCAACAGAAGCCGCGTTTATCGAGGACTACCGGGATAAATTTGCAAACCCTTATGTGGCAGCAAGCAAAGGATACATTGACGACGTAATTGAACCGAGTCAAACGCGCACCAAGCTTATTCGTGGGCTGAAAATGCTCAAAAACAAGGTTGCGCAAAATCCAAAGAAGAAGCACGGGAACGTTCCGCTGTAA